The Nitrospira sp. CR1.1 genomic sequence GGGCATGGGAGAAATGGGAATGGGGACTTCGCCCCCCAAAGACCTCTATCCCTCCTTGATGAGCCTTCCCGACCTCCCACCCGAGAAGCGGGCAGATGTCGAACGTCAGGCCCACGAGCGAATGACGAACGGCGCGGGACTGATGTCGGAAGGGATCTCGACGCTCTCGTCGAGCGCCACTCGCGACGACTATGTCGTGATGCAGGAGGCCATGGAGCAGATGCGGGAGGGGTTGGCGCAGTTTGAAAGCGGGCTGGCGGGGTACCGCGCGCTCGCTGAAGCCAGAGCTCCGCGCGATGTCGCATTGCAATGGTTCAAGGGTGAGATGAACCTGTTACCTGCCGGATCAGGCCAGCCTCCGCACGGCTTGTTCGGACTGTCCTGGTTTCATTACTTCGTGATGATTCTGTTGCTGACGTTCAGCGCTTCTATGGTCTGGCTGTACTATCATCGCATGCGGCGTGTAGATGCACTGCTGGCGAGCCTGGCGGGAGGAAGACAGGAGCTCTCCGCGGGTCCGGTGACGGCGGCTACGACACCACGGACCGTGAGCCCCGCTCCCGCCATGGCGACCAGCACAGGACCGGCAGCGCGAGATACAGCCATGCCACTGGTGACGATTCCGGCCGGCCGGTGGTCCGGACAACTTCGGGTGGCCAAAATTTTCCAAGAGACGCCCGATGTGCGAACGTTCCGGCTGGTGCATCCGTCAGGCGGAGACCTTCCTCTCCTTCCCTTTGTGTTCGAACCCGGACAGTTTTTGACCGTCTCAGTCAACATCGACGGCAAAGAGATGAAGCGATCCTATTCCATCGCCTCCTCGCCCTGCCGGCGGACATTGTGCGAGTTGACGGTGAAGCAGACGCCGTCCGGACTGGTGTCGAATTATCTGCATGAGCGGATTCAGGTCGGAGATCTGATCTGCGTCAGCGGGCCGTTCGGAAAATTTACGTTTCGCGGACATGAGGCCCCGAGCGTCGTGCTGATTGCCGGAGGCGTCGGGATCACGCCATTGATGAGCGCGATCCGCTGTCTGACGGATCAGGCCTGGACCGGAGAGATCTTCCTGATCTACGCCTGCAACACCATGCAAGACATTATCTTCCATGAGGAATTGGAGTATCTCGTCCGGCGGTACGCCAACTTCCAGCTGACGATCTCGCTCAGCAGGGAAACCTCCTCCGCATGGACCGGCCCGCGGGGCCATGTCACCCGAGACTTGTTGACGAAGGCCGTCCCGAATCTCACGACGCGGCGTATTCACGTCTGCGGACCGCCCCCAATGATGGAGGCCGTCAAGGGGATCCTTGCCGACATGGGCGTACCGCCGGACCAGGTCAAAAGCGAAAACTTTCTCGGGGCGGAGCCCCGGCCGGCACCGGCCGCCGGCGCACCCACTTCTGTGGAGCCGGGGCAGGCCGTGGTCACCTCAGCCTGCCGATTCATTCGCTCGGGGAAGACTGCGCCGCTGCCCAAGGACAAGACCGTGCTCGAAGCGTCAGAGGACGTAGGGGTGAACATCGACTATTCCTGCCGGCAAGGCTACTGCGGCGTCTGCAAGGTCACACTCTTGTCAGGACAGGTCACGATGGCGGTCGAAGAGGCGCTGACCCCGCAAGACAAAGCGGCAAGCATCATTCTCGCTTGCCAGGCCAAGTCCACAGCCAATGTGGAGGTTGATGCGTAATGCAGGAACGTGAACGGCTGGTCATGACGGGCATGGTGCTTCTGCTGCTGGCGCTCTGGCTCGGCTTTGCCGTGCACCGCTCACCACGCTTTGCCGGGTCACTGACGGGAGGTGTCCTGGGGGTCTCGGGAGCGTTGTTGATGGTTTTTTGTGTCCTGTATGCCCCGGTGAAACGGATCCCCGCGATCAAGAACCTTGTCACAAAGAGGGGCTCCCTTCGCACCCTGCTCGCCTGGCATGTCTATGCCGGCCTTAGCGGCTCCATGCTCGGCCTGCTGCATACGGGACATAAATTCGACAGCGTGCTTGGCATGCTGCTGACCGCCGCGATGTTGTTGGTGGTGGTGAGCGGATTCATCGGGCGCTACCTGCTCAATCAGACGTTCCAGGAGGTGCGCGAAAAGAGAGCCACGCTATCCGGATTGCAGGCGGCCTACGACAGGGTGGCGGTGGAACTACGCACCGGCCCCCAGCCGCCGTTCATGACGGCACTGCAACACCGATGGTCGCGATGGTTCCTGTTGGGACTGACAACCGAGACTGGGGTGGCGGCAGCCTTACAAGCCATCAGACTGGCAGAGTCCATTGCGGATGTGGACTATGCCGTCAAGATGCACGAGACGTTGAAGCGGGCCTTCAGTAGATGGCTGACAGCGCACATCGTATTGTCCGCCGTTCTCATGGTCCTTCTCGGCATTCATGTCTGGGCTGGCCTTTATTATGGACTGAGGTGGTTCCACCCATGAAAAAATGGATCCTCCTTGCGATCGTGCTCGGCCTGGTTCTCGCGGCCATCGCTCTCGGAACACTTCGCGTCCACATGCCGGCGAACGCTGGGCGGTTGCAGGGCTTCATCAGTCCGGGCCCGCTATCGAACGCTCATGCGTTCCTCGAACAGAAATGCAGTACCTGTCACACCTCGATTCACGGCGTCGAGGGGGCCAATTGTATCGTCTGTCATGCGAACAATGACATCCTCCTCCAGCGGCAACCCACTGCATTCCATGCGGACATCAGCCGATGCGCCGACTGCCACATCGAACACCAAGGCGTGAGTGTGCGTCCGGTGGTGATGAACCACGCAGCCCTTGCTCGGATCGGCTCGGGTGAGTTGAGCAAATCTCCCCCGAAGACCGAAACTTTTGCGAAGGCCGACCTGATTCGGCGCTGGCTTCGCGAGCAGCCCGGGGCCGTTCGGCTGGAGACGGCGCTGGATTGCATCACGTGCCATGCGACGAAAGACCGCCATATGGGTCTGTTCGGCACGGGTTGCAGCGACTGCCATGGGACGGACCAGTGGACGATCGCCGACTACCGGCATCCCTCCCCGCGGTCGCTGGACTGTGCGCAGTGCCATCAGGCGCCGCCGAGCCACTATATGGAGCACTTTGCCATGGTATCGAAGAAAACCATTAGCCAAGGGAGTCTCGGCGGCAGCCGGTGCTGCGACAACGTGCAGGTCAATCAATGTTACCGGTGCCATCAAACCACAGCGTGGAACGATCTGCGAGGGGTGGGGTACTACAAGCATCATTGAGAATGGTCGTTCTCTCGTGAGGCGAGATGAGTGAACGCATACACCTTGAAACGCTCTGTGCGCGAGACGGACCGGACGCGGCCAAACGATGGGCGCAGTGCGCAGCAAATCTCTATCGGCTATCCATCGGTGAGCCCGCCCATTATGCGTCACAGCCCGACTGGAAACCGCTTTTGAACAGAGCATTCGAGATTTGG encodes the following:
- a CDS encoding 2Fe-2S iron-sulfur cluster binding domain-containing protein translates to GMGEMGMGTSPPKDLYPSLMSLPDLPPEKRADVERQAHERMTNGAGLMSEGISTLSSSATRDDYVVMQEAMEQMREGLAQFESGLAGYRALAEARAPRDVALQWFKGEMNLLPAGSGQPPHGLFGLSWFHYFVMILLLTFSASMVWLYYHRMRRVDALLASLAGGRQELSAGPVTAATTPRTVSPAPAMATSTGPAARDTAMPLVTIPAGRWSGQLRVAKIFQETPDVRTFRLVHPSGGDLPLLPFVFEPGQFLTVSVNIDGKEMKRSYSIASSPCRRTLCELTVKQTPSGLVSNYLHERIQVGDLICVSGPFGKFTFRGHEAPSVVLIAGGVGITPLMSAIRCLTDQAWTGEIFLIYACNTMQDIIFHEELEYLVRRYANFQLTISLSRETSSAWTGPRGHVTRDLLTKAVPNLTTRRIHVCGPPPMMEAVKGILADMGVPPDQVKSENFLGAEPRPAPAAGAPTSVEPGQAVVTSACRFIRSGKTAPLPKDKTVLEASEDVGVNIDYSCRQGYCGVCKVTLLSGQVTMAVEEALTPQDKAASIILACQAKSTANVEVDA